Below is a window of Neospora caninum Liverpool complete genome, chromosome Ib DNA.
gaaaacaagGTATCTTTCTTCAGCGAGTCTTGCTCGGCGACCTCGCGTGCGGATGGAATTCGAGAGCGCACACACTTGCGGGGCCCGGAAGCGGGGCGGACATAGATGTACCACGTTCCTTCCGGTTCCCACCTAATTCATCGCAGGATATATCGCGAAGAGAGTGGTGCTGTCAATTGGAGcaccacagaaaaaacaatTTTACTCtgaagcgaagaaggtgCAAACCACACGGTTCGCTCGAGGTCGAATTACGACATTGCTGCAAGGACCGTGTTGCTTTCCAAGATGAAGACTGCCGTCCTCACATTTGCTGCTATACTGGGCGTGGCTTCTCTGGCGCCTCAGCTAATTCACTGCAGCGCGTCTTCGAACACAACAACTGAAGTCCAGCAATGCAGCGGAGAAAAGCTGGAACTGACTGGAGGAGCAAAGGTATCTCTGAAGTTCCAGTGCGCCACCGGGCAAACACTGAAGCCAACTGATGATAAGGTCTACGAGTACACGGACACGTGCAACACCAACAAAACCCACAAACTTGCGGACCTCGTTCCTGGATCCCAGCTAGCAAGCTCTCAGGCAACCGCACAGGCGatgagaaaaggaagagctTCGGGCGACGACCAACAAGTTTACACTCTCACGCTCGGCGATGCACCACAAGAAAAGCAAGTCTTCTGCTACAGGTGCGAGGCGAACGGCGACGGAGGGCGacaaacaggaaaaacaCCGTGCTCCGTGGTCGTCACCGTACCCCAATCTGGATCCTCCGGCGCAGCCGAGATTGGAGTGACAACCGCGGTGTTGACTGGCGCGGTTGTCCTAGGAACCTTTGCCATGCACTAAAACGGTCTCATTTTGTTTCCGTTGCTTGATGCTACTTAGTAGTCATGTCGGGTTGCCACAGAAGCATACGTGTCAACCGTGAAGCCAGTGGCTTGTCTCATGTTCCCGCGAACCGTTTAAGTGAATTTGACATTACTTGGTATGACCCCTGAACGCCAGcaaggcgcagaaaaagtGAAGGAATGTGTAAAGTGGTGACATCTCGAAGCATCCGCTGGGCTCTTTCGATGACTTAACGCTCACGAGAAGCAACCGCAGAGAACGACACTCCTCTCACCACTCCACGTACAGGGAAGTACCTGTAGGTCGGCGGGTGCTGCTGGCCGACGGATGCGGGCGAAACCTGTCAAGCGAAAAGCAGCCTTTCATTACGCGAGAGAATCCAGATGCAAACAGTTTCAATCGGTGGTGCCGCTGTGCAAGCTCAAGCAGGAGTTTTGTGTGGCCCTTCCTGGATGCTCAGGCTGCGGGTTCTCATATCGTTACGATCACAAGTGTCCTCCTTTGAGAAGAGTTCCCCACTCCTGTTACATTTGTATCAAGCGTATGACTGAAGTTCACAGAGCATCTGGTCCTACGTCACCGCCATGATTCGGCAGAAGCCGCTGAAGTCGACCAACCGCGTAGTCGTACGCTTGTCATAGTCACACGTCAGCTCGGCAAATAAATAGTGTCCCACATGCCAGGCATACAGAGTCGCGAGGCGGTGGCGGGAGGATGGTAGCCGTGTGTCTCACCCGAACTAAAACGGCAGAATGATCTACATTCCTCGAAGCAGGCAAATGCCAATAAACTGGCCATCAAGCAGGTGGCGTGCGAAAGAGTCGCACTCGAAACAAAGTGTCCTGCAAGAgctcttcttcgtgtctctctcagaACGTTCACACTGACAAACAAGAAGCATCTAGAATGCATGAGATGACAGGGCATAAACATGTACACTCTTTCTGTCCCTTGGACCGTGGAAAATCAGGTGGATCTTTTGGCGCGTAGAGGAAAGGAGTCAGAAtgaagagagcagaaagcCACATCGCTTTCCGCTGTATGCGCTTCTCATGAGGCGGAAAGTGAAAGATTCTCGATCACTTGTCAATAGGGTCAGCCGCGATAGTTAGATACCAAGTATGACTGGGTGTCCTGTGGCTGTAGAAAGATTCTCACTCCGAAGGCAGTGCTGCGCTTCCGCCCGGAGGAATGAACGCGCGCTGCAGGATGGAACAGGCGTTTCCCTTTATACGTCGGGGCTCCAAAAGACTTGCGAAGGCAactgcttcctcttttttAAAATTGGCTAGTTCCGCATCTGCTTTGGTCCATCGCCTCCCCAATGTGTGACGGCAGTCGCAAGACACTACCGCCGTGCACCCTGCTTTACCGGAGTTCTCTTTTCTTAACAAGAGTGCTCAGCCGCGCAACAGGCCATCGGTTTTTAACACTGCTCTTCTTGAGTTTCTCCACCTCCGTGGTATCTTTTCTGCATCCGTTTTCCCACGCCCACGTCTCCTAAGGTTGCTGGAAACCGCTTGCTCGGCGCTCGGCTCAGCTGCGCTTGGGTCCGTGAGCGGCAAGACAACCACACCAAAAGCTTTCTTACTTGGTAACGGAGACTGTTGCccagtttttcttcgccttttcgcttttcgaaaccgtttcgccgttttctctttggcATCGGCGTTGGTGGCGAGCATCGGACTTGGGATAGATCTTGTCTAAAGAGACTTTTCCGTTCCCGTTCTAGccgacccccccccctcatCTCGCCGCTAGGTCCCCCGTCTTGTCTCGGTGACcgtttttcgtccttttcttcatcttctttcGCCACGAGCCGTTATTGCACGGTTTTCCAGTTGCTTGGAGCCGGGTTCTAACGAACGTGGGCAGATTTCCGTGGCTCTCGCCAGCAACTTCCGCCGTTTCGACCTTGACTCGGTGTCTTCTCATCAGGCTCTTCAAGTGTCTTGCCTGCTGATTACACCAGGTTCTCCgaagaggcaagagaagaaCCTTTTCCGCATTCTTactgcctcgcttttttcgtgTCACTCACATTTTGGGCATTCGGTGGGTaggcacggagacaggaaccaATTAGGCAAGTTCTGCCCAGCAGCGCTGCGCCAGCAAAATCACGTTCGCGAGGCAAACCGACGCAGTGAAGATCAAAGATGGAGAGTCCTTCTGGTGCATGTCTGCATCAAAGTTGTTTTAGCTAACTGCTCTGAGCACGCCTGCAAATTCTCGCATCCGTCATATGTGAAAGGCGGATTTCTCTGGGCGGCAAGCGGCCGTGTCGTCCGTCGGCTCCCACACGAGAGAATCTGCTCTCACGCTGTGCTGCGGCCTATACACCCCTAGTATCTTCATGTTCAGATTGGGTCTCGACCACCCATAAGAAGGATGCGTACGTGTATAACATATGGAATAGCTTCTCCAAGAGATTCCGAgtttccacgttttctctgtgcggGTGTGCAGGAGCAATCCATGTGCTTCTGCCGTGGTGGCGTGCTGGACcatggagaaggagacagttcTACGGTTTCGAGCGAATCCTCCGTCCTGCCGGCCTCTTTTTGGCATTGACACGGACTCCCCTCGTACACAAGCAGATCGCGAACCCCcgcctccgcgttttccgcaCAGGTCACGGAACGTCtttgaaggagagaggcgtttcGCAGGGGAGCTGTCTTCGggtctttcctctgcttcgaaCTGCCCTATAACGAACCCAAGACTCGACAGATAcaggggaaaggaggaagcatGGGAGCGGAGGCCGCAAAGTGAAATGGCGAGCGGGAGGTCAGGTCCACTGACGGCGCAGTCGGGAACTTCAGAGGGGACTCCTTTTTCTAGACAGGTAGAGCGACTTGCGTacttctccgcctccgcctcaaagttgcctcttctgtctcgttcttcggGCGTTCTTTACTCCTCTTCCAGTCCCTTGCGGGGAAGAAACATCCCCGCCCAGTTGCAACTTCTGCAACTTCAGAGGTCCACGTCTTCTACAACTTTTTCTGAGTCGTTCAAGTCGTCACACAGAGCGAATTTTTTCTGTGGTACCGTCCTGGGCAAAGGAATGTCAACTCTCCGGCCACGGGCTTCTCcggttctttcttcttctccctcttgtccTGCCAACTTCTCTTACCGGTATCTCCCGTTACCTCGCCCCGACTCCATGCGTGACTGTCCGGCTCGACGTCACTCTTCTGAGCCAAACCTGTGGGGCGAGGGGGAAGATAAAAAGTTGCAGCTGCACGATTGCCGAGAAGACCCagcaaggaaagagaaaacaacgcTGCTTTCTCATTTTGCATCTTCTGCGTGCTCTCGCTcagaaaacaggaagacaGCTGGGCCACCTTCGTTGGCCCagctgtcttcctccgagcgttcttcttcctctcccggttctcgtccgtttccatctttcgtttctttctcgccttctcgcggacCGGCTGCCTGCGATGCCACGAACTCTGAGGAGCATTTGAATAGAGGGACACACGACAAGCGAACCGAAAGCGCCGACTGCAGCCAAGGGGGAACAGCGGGCGTCGACAGCGCACCGCGTGAACGGTCCCAActggggagagacgaggagggctgggaagcagggagagacgcgcttGAAACTGCGAAGAGTCGAGGAGAGGCCGTCGCTGAGGCAATATCCCGAATCAGAGCGCTTCGGGAAAtaggaaaggaaaggagaagaagaagagagggagtgCAGTGCGTGCACGCGGGAAAAGCCGCAGACACAGTAGGGGAAACGCCGCGTTCTGGGcccaaagaagaagagaagaacggttATGAGACATGGGAAAGAAGGCAAGGCACGGCAGCTGGCCTCTTCGGTGCTCGCGCACACTTGACACACcaggaggcaggagacggagacgctgcaTGTGGTCGCGGGACTGAAACGCTTGAAGGCACGTTACGGTCTCGCCCACGCAAAGAAGCGCGACGCGAcggacaagaagaggaagaaagacgttCTCGAGGacaggggaggcgagaggcaggagctGGAGAGGATCCAACTTTTCGCACGAGCGAGCCGGAGacacgacacagagaggaaaagctcGAAGGGACCGTTGGCGAGACCCGCGAcggacgaaggaaaggagataTCGTAGATGTTTGGCAGCATGGCAAAGAAaggagatacagagagaagaaagaggacgcgAAAACAGCTTTTTCGCGTGGGCCGGCTTTGTCAGTGGATCGAAAAGATGCGGGACAGCGGGTTTCTCTTGCACCCCTTGGctctggagaggcggaagcgttACGGCACCGACGAGCAGAGACCGTGTTCGACAGAGACGATTCAAGGGCCGTAGCGCGCGAGGAAAATTTCTCGTTACGCAGTGGACCGCAACTCtgtcgagagagacatgccTGCCCTTCCTACGGCCCCGTTCAGACAgatcctctttctccgttgTCGATCAAGTCCGTCCATTCCTCTTCTACGGAGTGCTATCCTCCATCGCTTCATCATCcggtttctccttcctcgacaaggtctttccgttcctctgctgcgtctccttccccttctgctttctctcgttcacCCGCGTTTCGTCCGGATGAATGTGTCTATTCTTCCGGCACGCGCAAAACAGCCCGCGAGCCTTCTTCTGTCTATCGCAGAAGGCCTGCAAGCTCGCATTCCTCGCAGTCCATtgaagcaaaagaaaaggaacggagCGCAGACGCAAATCCAAAGCGTCTTTCTGCAAGCTTTGTCTGCCGTGCCGCACCTCCGACCGTGCCTCCGTCTTCGGTCGTAGCTCCCGCCATTCCTGCGGCTGCCGGGGGcgtctcgtgttctctcgctgcttcttGCTTTCTCCTGCGGAGGCCtgcggaagaaaccgagacgGCGTCCAAAGGGGGTTCAGactctcgccgctccgccCAGTCTGTCGCAGCTGCAGAAACCCGAGActcggctgtctcgtccccctctctcccgtcaTCTCGTAtccgtgcttcttctctgttttctgaCGAGGCAACCACAAAAGGGAGGAGTGCAGTCaactgtgtctctcctgcttctcgtCAGAGGGAGGCTCCTCAGCTGTCTGCGCAGGCCCTCAACTCTCCGTCCTGCGCTTCTGCCTTCAGTTCTCCCCCACCGTGTTTTGCTGGGCAGGCCGAAGGAACTGAAGACCAGGGACAGTTCGAAGGGAAGACCGTTCCTCTCGACTCGACGGCCCGGCCTGCCTCACCGTCCCACTCTTCTTCCGACTCttctgcagcttcttccCCTGCCGGCTCTTGCGgtgtccgtctctctgcgaagAGCGGCTCGGGACAGCAGCCGGCGGCCTCTCAGCTCTCCTCGGCACAGCCGGCTGCGGTCCAGTCGACGCAGTTCGTCGCGAGGACAAACGAAGAGAgtgagagcgaagaagcgacaagTGTGTTGTCGGATCCAGGTCACCTCAGTCGCCAAGAGGGTGTCGCAGAGACCGAAGGAGAGAATGCAGAAGCCGTCCGTTCTACTGGaaaggagagcgacagcTTACGTCACGCGAAGGACGTGGATATAGCCTCGTCGCTATCAAACACTCTGGCAAAAGTGTGTTGCTCCTCTGGCCCAACGTCGGAGACATGCAGGCTCCTTGAGCCCCCGTCTGTTTCCCGGCTTCCTCTGAtggcagaaagagaggtaGCCTCCGTGCACGAGGGAGGACAGCAGTCGAAGTtcacttcctctctccccgagACGgacgcgtctcctcctccatcgtctgcctcttctctgttaccctcttcttcctcgtgtccttccagtctgtcttctcgcacatcctctctctccggggATGACTcgtcctgtgtctctgctctgGATTCGCCCCTGTTTTTCCCCTCTATGTCCTCTCAttccccgtcttcttgtccgtcttccgcgtcgccgtcttcgtcggcgtctctgtctcgtcaAGAGGCAGCAGAACggccaggagagagcgaagcctCCGCGGAAGGCGGTGGGAcccgaaaaacagaggatgAGGCGTCCTGCCGCGAATGTGAGAGCAGACGCTCGGGGGGAAAATCAAAAACGTGTACAggtcgctcctctcttctacGCACtgctccttcgcctcctctctaCCAATTTGGTGTCAATGCTGCAGAAGCGCTGTCCTCTCTATTtgtcttcccttcgtctGCCTACGACATCGTTCCCGAAAGAACCACGATGCAGAGGCGGAGCACACGCGAGCAGGAAAatccttcgtcttcgtctccctcttcgtcttcatctccctcttcgttctcttcatctccctcttcgtcctcttcatctccctcttcgtctttgtctccctcttcgtctttgtctccttcttcttcctcacctcattcttcgtcctcgccttgttcttccgcctcttccgtgAGTTTTGGCAGGTCCGTTGACGCTGCTCGGGTTCCCTGctctgttctttcctcttgtAGCGACGCCATGTACACCAGAGACCgaagaggcaaagacagaagcagaggagcAAAATGGCAGAGTTGCGTAGGTGGGGAACCGTGTGATGGTCCTGTGCgcgggagcgaagaggaaaggcctTGGAGCGAgggagcagaaacgaaggcgaagggcgAAAAAGGGGAAGTGCGCCGGGGGGACGCCAGAGAAGCAGTCACACCAGCAGGAAGAGAGTATGGAGAAGAGGGGCcagacgagaacgaagaacGTCGTAGTGGAGTGACATCTctgggcgaggcgggcgaaggcgcgttcGTGTGTGGGCTGTTTCCTACcgctggagaagaagtgCAACAAATTCCTAGAGGTTCGAGAGAAGACCTGGCGGCGACCTCCGCAGTAATTCGTTTACGAGAAacggaacaggaagagggaTCAGGAACGGCCGGGGAAAGCCACCTTTtacgggaaagaggaagaagggacgaagGGGCGGTGCCCGCAGATGAAAGAGAAGCAACGAGTGTAGAGGAAgggagcgaaagaagcgacagtGGGGACGGGACGAGCAAAGGCGACTCCGGCACAAGACGTCAAAGGGGGCAAGAACGgacagacagcgagggagagaaatgCGGACgcacgagaaaggcagctctaagaggagagaaaaggtcGACAGGAACGGGAGACCAGGCAGACCCCAGAgaaggggggaaacgggGGGACACCGGCACAGGTCAGCCGCAAGAAAGAGCGGTTTTTCAACTGGAGGAATTCGGAGCAATGGGAGATGATCAGGGCACGTGCGGCCTAAAAGAAGAGGGCGCAGGGAGCGACGGATCGAGAGAATGCGAACTCGAGAACGCCAgtgagaacgaggaagaggagactcAACTACCTCCGCTTGCTGATGAAGAACCGAGAAAAAGCCgtgccttttttcccctGCTGTTCCCCTCCCCGTTTTGCGcttctccgcgttctctATCGCCCTGTGCATCGGCTCCAACTCTTCGTTCaagttcttcttcgtccccaCCCTGCACTTCTTTTGCGGCTGTCTCGTCCCTCTTCGATTCACAGTCTCACTCTTGTTCTcgctcgtcgtcgccttccgtttcgtcgatatctgtctcttctgcgccaCGCCGCTatccttcttccccctctgcgTGTCTGCcccgttcttcgcttccgcctcctAAGCCAGGCTTGAAGCAAGTGGAAGGCGGACGAGTGAGAGGGGACACTggcgcgaagggagaggccaacgcgggagagggaacagcgtcggaggaaaacgaagaggcagaggggaGTGAGACGCGAGTTAGCGGGGAAAATGAAATGGAGGAATTCGGAGAGAACGGGGGGAAACcagtggaagagagagcgcaggaaCAAGATGtacaagagaaggaagcgacgatGCGCGTTGCCGAAGACAGGACGTCGAAGAGACAACCCGGGACGGAGGTGaaccgcgagaaaacggtgaacggcgaagacgaagcaggagaggcgaacgcgagagacgacaaaCACCTATGCACGGGACGGAACTGCCATGGCGACGCacttgcttcttcgtctgcttcctcgggGACCCAAGGCGACGCGCTTGACTTGAATGCGCAGAAGGACGAATCCGCCAAGGGGGCTGTCTCGAggtcttctccgtctgctgAGCTTTCTGTCgcgacgcacacgcacgcCTCTGTGTGCTccaagaaacgaaaaaaaacgtCGATGTGCACCTTAATCGGACGGAAGAAGTCTCGGCCACAGCCGCGGCGTCTGCGCTTAAGACCGCGTTTCAAGGGTAAaccagagaaaggagacgaggacgacgcacgCGAGGACGGGCGCGTGAATGAGCACGAAGACGTGAGGAGGGAGAgtgaggcggagacgcaggaaggccTACGGACCGGGGCGACTGAGAAGGTGGTAATGGGctgcggggagagagaaagggaggacgCAGCGAGAGTGCTGGACCTAgatctgcagagagaagggcaCGTTGAAGGAGATCGTgtgcaggagagagaagagaggaaggcgggcgagacggagatcGACGAGGAGGACCAGGGGGAGCATGGCATACCGAAGTGTGTAGCGGAGAAAGCGgccaaagaagacgaggcgaacgcggcagggaagacgaagggcgACCGAGTTGGGGACTTACAGGGGGCggccggagacagggagcgcGACCACGTGATGGCTTCAGAAGATCGAATTCAAGcgaaagacgaggcaggggaACAGCAGGAAGCAGGTCTGGGGAACGTGGCGCCAAGCTCTGAAGAGGGaccagaggagacgccacgaacgacggaggaagaagcacagATGAAGGAAACGGAGTGGGCATCGGAAGGGAAACAGGAGGCGGGAAAGCGGGGAAACGCAAATCAGGGAGAGCACGGCCACGAAGGCCATGCCCCGCAAGAGAATAAAGCCGGCGTTCCAGGCAAAGGACTCGAGGTGCGTGGAAACGAGGAGATTCTTGAGACAACCAGAGTGCCGACAGATGAAGAGCTTGCTGTCTGGCTGTTCCCGAAAGACGACGCCGGAGCAGAGAGTGGAACTCTGAATTCGTGTCCTTTCGAAGCAACCCCACAACAGACACTGCCTGCCGATCCACCCAGCGCCTGCTTCCCGCTCTGCTGCGCTTCCCCCGGAGAAGACCAGCCGCAGcggctttcctctttctcttttccacttcccgaaggcgaagaaccgACCCTCGTTTCTGTGTCCCCCTCCGCGTTCGGTCGAGAGGCACAGGGCGAGCAGCAGTCCG
It encodes the following:
- a CDS encoding srs domain-containing protein, encoding MKTAVLTFAAILGVASLAPQLIHCSASSNTTTEVQQCSGEKLELTGGAKVSLKFQCATGQTLKPTDDKVYEYTDTCNTNKTHKLADLVPGSQLASSQATAQAMRKGRASGDDQQVYTLTLGDAPQEKQVFCYRCEANGDGGRQTGKTPCSVVVTVPQSGSSGAAEIGVTTAVLTGAVVLGTFAMH